A section of the Oncorhynchus masou masou isolate Uvic2021 unplaced genomic scaffold, UVic_Omas_1.1 unplaced_scaffold_8675, whole genome shotgun sequence genome encodes:
- the LOC135537880 gene encoding inactive tyrosine-protein kinase transmembrane receptor ROR1-like, whose translation DECEILENDLCKTEYIIARSNPIILKRLKLPNCEDLAGHTSPEAANCMRIGIPMVEPFNKNHKCFNSSGSDFQRTVSKTKSGRQCQPWNSQYPHSHTYLAVQYPELSGGHSYCRNPGNKQEGPWCFTLDEGVRLELCDIPVCEYKEKRGGSNMEILYILVPSIAIPLSIALLFFFICLCRNNQKASHPPAPRQPKPVRGQNVEMSMLTNYKPKV comes from the exons GACGAGTGTGAGATCCTAGAGAATGACCTGTGTAAGACCGAGTACATCATCGCCCGTTCCAACCCCATCATCCTGAAGAGACTGAAACTACCTAACTGTGAGGACCTGGCGGGACACACCAGCCCAGAGGCTGCCAACTGCATGAGAATAGGGATCCCCATGGTCGAGCCCTTCAACAAGA ACCACAAGTGTTTCAACAGCAGTGGTTCAGACTTCCAGCGGACGGTCAGTAAGACCAAGTCAGGTCGTCAGTGCCAGCCCTGGAACTCCCAGTACCCTCACAGTCACACCTACCTGGCGGTACAATACCCCGAGCTCAGCGGAGGACACTCCTACTGCCGTAACCCCGGCAACAAGCAGGAGGGACCATGGTGTTTCACGCTGGACGAAGGGGTCCGCTTGGAACTATGTGACATCCCTGTTTGTG AGTATAAAGAGAAGCGTGGGGGCAGTAACATGGAGATTCTGTACATCCTGGTCCCGAGCATAGCCATCCCTCTGTCCATCGCCCTCCTTTTCTTCTTCATCTGTTTGTGTCGTAACAACCAGAAGGCTTCTCACCCCCCAGCCCCCAGACAGCCCAAGCCTGTCAGGGGACAGAACGTTGAGATGTCCATGCTCACCAACTACAAACCCAAGGTATAA